The proteins below are encoded in one region of Silene latifolia isolate original U9 population chromosome 2, ASM4854445v1, whole genome shotgun sequence:
- the LOC141642353 gene encoding acireductone dioxygenase 2-like, with the protein MVSELSKDPREEVIQAWYMDDSDEDQRLPHHKEPKEYVSLEKLDELGVTSWRLDADNYETDEELKKIRKDRGYSYMDFCEVCPEKLPNYEEKIKNFFEEHLHTDEEIRYCVAGSGYFDVRNRDDKWIRIWVKKGAMIVLPAGIYHRFTLDSDNYIKAMRLFVGDPIWTPHNRPNDDLPARKEYVANFVNKGTSTQAVDAAA; encoded by the exons ATGGTGTCCGAATTATCAAAG GATCCCAGGGAAGAAGTCATCCAGGCATGGTACATGGACGACAGTGACGAGGATCAGAGGCTTCCTCATCACAAGGAACCTAAAGAATATGTTTCCTTGGAAAAACTTGATG AACTTGGAGTAACCAGCTGGAGGTTAGATGCTGACAACTATGAAACTGATGAGGAATTGAAGAAGATCCGGAAAGACCGTGGATATTCTTACATG GATTTTTGTGAGGTTTGCCCGGAAAAGCTTCCAAATTATGAAGAGAAGATCAAGAATTTTTTCGAGGAACATCTTCACACTGACGAAGAGATCCGTTACTGTGTAGCTGGAAGTGG ATATTTTGATGTTAGGAATCGTGATGATAAATGGATACGGATCTGGGTGAAGAAAGGGGCAATGATTGTATTACCCGCTGGAATTTACCATCGGTTCACTCTAGATTCTGACAACTACATTAAG GCCATGCGCTTATTTGTTGGGGATCCTATTTGGACTCCTCATAACCGACCTAATGATGATCTGCCTGCGAG GAAGGAGTATGTGGCAAACTTTGTGAACAAGGGAACATCTACACAAGCTGTTGATGCTGCAGCATGA